Proteins co-encoded in one Kribbella qitaiheensis genomic window:
- a CDS encoding ATP-binding protein, with translation MNQPAAAAPPGGPKSQGVPPAGPHAPGQYAGTPGSSAPGTSQHGSSAPEASQYGVPPGSGSGQQEVPPVRRAYRRADGRVVSGVAGGVADHLGVSDTVVRLVFIAMTVFGGFGVLIYAALWFLMPLAAPTVPAAPGLAAHTRGGLRSDQPPPMTESKARRREKNRGQMMALAVVGVGLLLLLNVAGLGIAGKMFWPLVFAGTGLALIWRQADEGQKAAWTNKAPTLGMLFGKGGWKSIVRIVVGLVLLGTAVTVFLVQNGRLSMVGDVLVALLLAVVGIGVIAGPWVHRLTRDLNSERSERIRSQERADMAAHLHDSVLQTLALIQKQANDPRAVVRLARAQERDLRSWLYDEDDKTDQTLAGAAKRAAAEVEDSHGVPVEVVTVGDCDMSEGLSAMVRAARESMVNAAKHSGADKIDVFVEVDGDRAEIFVRDRGKGFDTDGVPEDRLGLRHSVMGRMERHGGRATVRSNPETGTEVRLEMDR, from the coding sequence ATGAATCAACCAGCCGCTGCCGCGCCTCCGGGCGGACCCAAGAGCCAAGGGGTCCCACCCGCCGGTCCGCACGCCCCGGGCCAGTACGCCGGTACGCCGGGCAGCAGCGCGCCTGGAACGAGCCAGCACGGCAGCAGCGCGCCGGAAGCGAGCCAGTACGGCGTACCACCTGGGAGTGGTTCCGGGCAGCAGGAAGTGCCTCCTGTGCGGCGGGCTTACCGCCGTGCCGATGGGCGGGTGGTGAGTGGTGTTGCCGGTGGGGTGGCGGACCACCTGGGTGTCTCCGACACGGTCGTCCGGCTGGTCTTCATCGCGATGACGGTGTTCGGCGGCTTCGGCGTACTGATCTATGCGGCCCTGTGGTTCCTGATGCCGCTGGCGGCTCCGACCGTACCGGCCGCACCCGGCCTCGCAGCGCACACCCGTGGCGGGCTGCGCTCGGATCAGCCGCCACCGATGACCGAGAGCAAGGCTCGCCGGCGGGAGAAGAACCGCGGCCAGATGATGGCCCTGGCCGTCGTCGGCGTCGGCCTGCTGCTGCTGCTGAACGTGGCCGGCCTCGGGATCGCCGGGAAGATGTTCTGGCCGCTCGTGTTCGCCGGGACCGGTCTGGCGCTGATCTGGCGGCAGGCGGATGAGGGGCAGAAGGCAGCCTGGACCAACAAGGCGCCCACGCTGGGCATGCTGTTCGGCAAGGGCGGCTGGAAGTCGATCGTCCGGATCGTCGTCGGGTTGGTGCTGCTCGGCACCGCGGTGACCGTCTTCCTGGTGCAGAACGGCCGGCTGTCGATGGTGGGCGACGTCCTGGTCGCACTGCTGCTCGCGGTGGTCGGCATCGGCGTGATCGCCGGACCGTGGGTGCACCGCCTGACCCGCGACCTGAACTCCGAGCGCAGCGAGCGCATCCGGTCGCAGGAGCGGGCCGACATGGCGGCTCACCTGCATGACTCGGTGCTGCAGACGCTGGCGCTGATCCAGAAGCAGGCGAACGACCCGCGAGCCGTAGTACGGCTTGCTCGGGCGCAGGAGCGGGACTTGCGGTCCTGGTTGTACGACGAGGACGACAAGACCGACCAGACCCTGGCAGGTGCGGCGAAACGGGCCGCTGCCGAGGTGGAGGACTCCCACGGCGTACCGGTCGAAGTGGTCACGGTCGGCGACTGCGACATGTCCGAAGGACTCTCGGCGATGGTGCGCGCGGCAAGAGAATCGATGGTGAACGCCGCAAAACACTCCGGAGCTGACAAGATCGATGTATTCGTCGAGGTCGACGGGGACCGGGCCGAGATCTTCGTCCGGGATCGCGGCAAGGGCTTCGACACCGACGGGGTGCCCGAGGACCGGCTCGGTCTGCGGCACAGCGTGATGGGCAGGATGGAACGGCACGGCGGCCGCGCAACGGTGCGGTCGAACCCGGAGACAGGCACCGAAGTGCGACTGGAGATGGACAGATGA
- a CDS encoding response regulator, whose protein sequence is MTQRRVVVIDDHDMFRAGVRSEIGSSVDIVGEGNDVDSAVKAIVANEPDVVLLDVHLPGGGGTEVMKQVHQRHPEIKFLALSVSDAAEDVIGVIRAGARGYVTKNISGTELVDAIGRVADGDAVFSPRLAGFVLDAFSGAIDIASVDEDLDRLSQREREVLRLIARGYAYKEVARELFISVKTVETHVSSVLRKLQLSNRHELTRWATDRRLV, encoded by the coding sequence ATGACACAGAGGCGAGTGGTGGTCATCGACGACCACGACATGTTCCGGGCCGGTGTTCGCAGCGAGATCGGGTCCTCGGTCGACATCGTCGGCGAGGGTAACGACGTCGACAGCGCGGTGAAGGCGATCGTGGCGAACGAGCCCGACGTCGTCCTGCTCGACGTGCACCTGCCCGGCGGCGGTGGCACCGAGGTGATGAAGCAGGTGCACCAGCGGCACCCCGAGATCAAGTTCCTCGCGCTGTCGGTGTCTGACGCGGCCGAGGACGTGATCGGTGTGATCCGGGCCGGCGCGCGTGGGTATGTCACCAAGAACATCAGCGGCACCGAGTTGGTCGACGCGATCGGACGGGTCGCCGACGGTGACGCCGTGTTCTCGCCGCGGCTGGCGGGATTCGTCCTGGACGCGTTCTCCGGCGCGATCGACATCGCCTCGGTGGACGAGGACCTGGACCGGCTCTCGCAGCGTGAGCGCGAGGTGCTCCGGCTGATCGCGCGCGGCTACGCGTACAAGGAAGTGGCCCGCGAGCTCTTCATCTCGGTGAAGACGGTCGAGACCCACGTCTCCTCCGTACTGCGCAAGCTCCAGCTCTCCAACCGCCACGAACTCACCCGCTGGGCCACCGACCGCCGCCTGGTCTGA
- a CDS encoding aminopeptidase C: MERNLTAEQLELFEKEFAAHPAYRVMQNAVTQTPIATIALDRQIVTSLDHSVSNLLDDWKVTNQKKSGRCWLFAGLNLLRVGAAEKLGVKDFEFSQNYLLFWDKFERSNFFLEAMIETGDRDVDDRTVAHLLSDPIGDGGQWNMFVALVRKHGLVPKSAMPETESSSSTSQMNDTLRQLLRQGARDLRKLDGVEAKRAHKQVLLTTIHRVLSIHLGTPPQKFLWQWKDTDKGFHRDGWTTPAEFAAAYVTLPVDEYVCIVHDPRETSPTGKTFTVDFLGNVIDAPPVVYLNVEIDLMKQLTQAAIVGGEPVWFGCDVGKQMNSDLGYWDAKLYDYGSIYDTEFSLNKAERLVHHETLMTHAMLFTGVDVLDGKPRRWRVENSWGDEKGESGFWTMNDSWYAEHVFEIAVRRSALPAELQARLDDAPIVLPAWDPMGALAD; this comes from the coding sequence ATGGAGCGGAATCTCACTGCCGAACAGCTCGAACTCTTCGAGAAAGAGTTCGCGGCGCACCCGGCGTACCGGGTGATGCAGAACGCAGTCACCCAGACACCGATCGCTACGATCGCCCTCGACCGCCAGATCGTCACGAGTCTTGACCATTCGGTCTCGAATCTGCTCGACGACTGGAAGGTGACGAACCAGAAGAAGAGCGGCCGTTGCTGGCTGTTCGCCGGGCTGAACCTGCTCCGGGTCGGCGCCGCCGAGAAGCTCGGCGTCAAGGACTTCGAGTTCTCCCAGAACTACCTGCTGTTCTGGGACAAGTTCGAGCGGTCCAACTTCTTCCTCGAAGCGATGATCGAGACCGGCGACCGCGACGTCGACGACCGGACGGTGGCGCACCTGCTGTCCGACCCGATCGGTGACGGCGGCCAGTGGAACATGTTCGTCGCGCTGGTCCGCAAGCACGGCCTGGTGCCGAAGTCGGCGATGCCGGAGACCGAGAGCTCCTCGTCGACCTCGCAGATGAACGACACGCTCCGCCAGTTGCTCCGCCAGGGCGCGCGCGATCTGCGCAAGCTCGACGGGGTCGAGGCGAAGCGGGCGCACAAGCAGGTGTTGCTGACCACGATCCACCGGGTGCTGAGCATCCACCTCGGTACGCCGCCGCAGAAGTTCCTGTGGCAGTGGAAAGACACCGACAAGGGCTTCCACCGCGACGGCTGGACCACCCCGGCCGAGTTCGCCGCGGCGTACGTGACGCTGCCGGTCGACGAGTACGTGTGCATCGTGCACGACCCGCGCGAGACCAGCCCGACCGGCAAGACCTTCACCGTCGACTTCCTCGGCAACGTGATCGACGCGCCGCCGGTGGTGTACCTGAACGTCGAGATCGACCTGATGAAACAGCTCACCCAGGCCGCGATCGTCGGCGGCGAGCCGGTCTGGTTCGGCTGCGACGTCGGCAAGCAGATGAACTCCGACCTCGGCTACTGGGACGCGAAGCTGTACGACTACGGGTCGATCTACGACACGGAGTTCTCGCTGAACAAGGCCGAGCGGCTGGTCCACCACGAGACGCTGATGACGCACGCGATGCTGTTCACCGGTGTCGACGTGCTCGACGGCAAGCCGCGCCGCTGGCGGGTCGAGAACAGCTGGGGTGACGAGAAGGGCGAGAGCGGCTTCTGGACCATGAACGACTCGTGGTACGCCGAGCACGTCTTCGAGATCGCCGTCCGCCGTTCCGCCCTCCCGGCCGAACTCCAGGCCCGCCTCGACGACGCCCCGATCGTCCTCCCGGCCTGGGACCCGATGGGTGCCCTCGCCGACTGA